CTGCCTGTCGGTCACGGGAAACCAGGACGAGGATTCGCTCCGGATCTCGAGAAAGGGTATGAAGCGCGCCACGGAGAACAATCTCGCGGCGGCGCGCGGGAGCGGATCGAGGAGCGCGCGCTCGATGCGATCGGAGCGCGTCATGCCGGTCGTGTCGCTCGCCCCTATCAGGTAGCGCACCCGGTGACCGTCCCGGAAGCCGAGCCACCTCAGGCTGCGGTCCCAGGTGATGAAGTCCCCCACCACCGCCCAGCGCGCCCCGGCGATCTCCTGCTCCATCACCCGGCCCGACGGGTAGAGCGGGTCGGGGATCAAGCGGACCGAGACCTTCGCCCACCCGGACCGGTGCGCCTCGATCTGCCCGACCCTCACGGTCGATGCGTTCGGCTGGAAGTCGGCCTGGCCGAGGGCCAGGAACCCCAGGACGGCCCCGAGGAGGAGGACCACGATTTCGAGCAGGAGTCCGAGAAGACGGTCCTGGATCGTGCCGCTGCGGTAGGGCGCCCCGTAGGTGAAGCGGGAGCGGATCGACAGGGCGAGCCGGTACGAGCCGCGCGCGCACAGGACGACTCCTGCGATCGAAACGAGCGCCGCGATGATCTCCAGCCGGTCGATCCAGCCCATGGCGCGCGCATCGTATGTCTCCGCCCGGCGCACGTCAACGACGTGCGCCGCCCGCTTGACCTCGAGCCGGGGTGTCCGGGATACTTCGCCGGGGAGGTGAGGGGATGGAGTGGTGCCGATTCACGACGAGCTGGGGCGGGGTGGAGCGTTGCTCCGAGCCTGTCTACCGTCTCGGCTTCTGCCGCTTTCACTTCGACTGCTACCGCCGCGGCGAGATCGACATCCGCGGCATCATCTCCGAGAGAGTCACGGACCAGGAACGGCGCCGGCAGATCAATTTCCACGGACTCCGGAGACCGAGCGCGACGCTTTCCGCAGCTTGAACGGCCGGACCTGGTACTCCCACACCGCGCGGTTGTGCTCGCTGAGGGTCTTCGAGAAGAAGTGCCGGCCGGTGTTCATGGAGACGAAATAGAGGAAGCTCGTGTCGGCGGGCGCGACGGCCGCCTGGAGCGCGGCCGCCCCGGGATTGCCGATCGGACCGGGCGGCAGGCCGGAGTAGCGATAGGTGTTGTAGCGCGAATCGATCTTCAAGTCCTCCTTCCGGATGTTCCCGTCGAAGGCGTTCCTCATGGCCAGCGCGTAGATGACGGTCGGATCGCACTGCAGCCGCATCCCGAGACGCAGGCGGTTGTAGAAGACCGAGGCCACCAGGCCGTTCTCGTCGGCCTGCGCCGTTTCCCACTCCACCATCGAGGCGAGAGTCGTGGCCTCCCGGACCGTCAGACCCCGCTCCGTCACACGCGCGACCCAGGAGGTCTGGAACACTTCGCGGAAGCGCGCCACCATCATGGCGACGATCGCCTTCGGCGTCGTTCCCTTCTGCAGGCTGTAGGTGTCCGGGAACAGGTATCCCTCGAGATCGGTCGCCTCCGCGTCGAGATCGGCGATCGGCGAGGTGTCCCGGAACAGCAGGCGATAGTCCTCCTCGGTGCCGAATCCCGCCCGCACGAACTGCGCGAACACCTCGTCGGAGCGGACACCCTCGGGAATGGTCACACGGTGGTAGTACACGTCCCCCGATATCATCTTGTCGAACACCTCCCCGGGCGTCATCGGGCGCGTGAACGAGTACTCCCCCGCCTTCAGACCGTGGGTCCGCCCGGTCAGGCGCAGGTAGACGAGCGCGAGGGGAGATCTCTGGATGACCCCGTGCTCCTCGAGAATCTCGATGGCGCGCGCGGCAGCGGTCCCTTCGGGGATGTCGATCATGGCGTACGAAGCGCCGTAGCCGCGGTACGGGATCGACGCCCACAGGAAGATCTGCGCGGAGACGGTGAGGAGGAGGACCAGCAGGACGATCCCGATCATCCCCAGGAACCAATGGTCGCGGAGCCACGCGGGCCAGCGCTTCATCCCGGCGTCCCCCCCGCATGCTGCGCGTCCAGCCAGGCCTGCAGGAGAATGACCGCCGCGACCTGGTCGATCACCTGGCGGCGTCGCGCGCGGCTCACATCACCCGAGATGAGGAGTCTCTCGGCCTGGACCGTGGTGAGCCGCTCGTCCCACTCGATGACAGGCAGGCCGGTGGCGCCGCGGATCTTTTCGATGATCGTCCCGGTCAGGCGGGCGCGTCCTCCCCGCCGGCCGTCCATGTCCAGGGGAAGACCGACCACGATGCGGCGCACGTCATGATCGCGGATGAGACCTCTGAGGCGATCGAGATCCGCGGGCCAGGAGGTGCGCGTCAGGGTCATGAGTGGCCGGGCCGTGAGACCCAGTTCGTCGCTGAGGGCGATACCGATCCTCCGGTCCCCGTAATCGAGGGCCAGCGTGCGCCCCGCACCGCCGCCTCGTTCCGCCTTTCCGGCCGTGGAGTCGCTCATGGCCGTAAGGTATACGCCGCGCCGGGGGAGGTCAAGGATAGGGGTTCGCGCCTCCGTCAGCGACCGGCGGTGGCGCCGTCCCAGTGGATGACCTTGGGGACGTACTCGGCCGGAACGTAGTCGGGGGAGTTTTCCCGGGTGTGGCAGGTGACGCAGAAGGTGACGTCGACCTTGCCGTACCCCGACTGCATCGCTTCGGGGTGCCGGCTCGAGGGGCCGTGGCAGGACTCGCAGCCCACGTTCTCGAACAGCGGCGTCGCGTGGGGGTTCACGTAGCCGCCCTTCTGGTTGTAGCCGATGGTGTGACAGGGGAGGCATTTCGGGTTGAAGTCCTGCTTCGCGCGCACCAGCGTCTCGAAGGCGCGCGCGTGGCCGCTCTTCGCCCACACGGCGAATGCCTGTTCGTGGCAGGTCGCGCAGCGATCGGATCCGGTGTAGGCCGGCTCCTGCGGCACGGCGGCGACGGCCGGGGCCGCGAACGGGCTATCCGCCATCGTCTTCTTCTTGTTGTACTCGTTGACGCCCACTTTGACCCGGTCCATGACTTCCGCGAGCCTGGGATCGTCGGGCCATTCGCGGCTCAGCTGGATGATGGCCCGCTGCGTCGAGGTGACCGATCTCTTCGCATCGAAGAAGAGGCGCACATCGCCCAGGACCTTACCCTGGTCACCGGCGAACAGCAGTCGCGTGCGGCCGAACTGCGTGTCCTCCGGGAAATCGTCGGAGCGCGTGATCATCCCGGTCTTCCCGGGGGTGGGATCGGCGCCGACGACGAGATCGATGTTCTTCACTCTCTTCGGCAGCTGCCGCGCCTCTTCGAGGCCGAGGGCGACGAGCGCGACGACGATGTCCGCCTTCTGCTTGAGCGCCGGCACCTGCTTTTCCGCGGCCGCGTAGGCGTCCACGGTGACGATGCGCCGGCCCGCGGGCCCCTCCTTCTGGAACGCGGGGTCGTTGCGGGTCAGGCCAATGAAGCCGACGCGCACGTCCTTCACCTTGGCGCCGTCGCGCAGCGGCACCCGGACGACGGTCGTCGCGGACACGACCGGCTCGCCCGTGTCCTGCCACACGACGTTGGCGGAGACGAACTCGAAGCGGGCCTTCTTCCGGCGCTCGAGGAAGACATCGTAGCCGTGCGACAACTCCCGCTGCGACAGGTTGGAGACCTTGTAGCCGAGGACGTTCATCCCGTCGATCAGCGCGTCCGTCTGCATCTTCCCCGGTTCGGTCGGATCGCCGGTGAAGTCGCCGGTGTCGGCCCAGAGGATCGGCGTAGCCGGGTAGTTCTTGTTGAAGATGTTGCGGTAACCGGCCCTCCGGGCCAGCCCTCCTCGAGGGTTGTGCGGTCAGCCACAGGGTTCGACGTAGCCGGCCACCTCGGCGGTGAACACGAAATCCAGATCGGGCGCGGGGCCCGCCGGCAGCGGCGGCGGCAGGGTGATCGGCGACGGCTCGGCCGGGACGGCCTGCTCCTGGGGCGCGGCCACGGAAGCGGCCACCGTCCCGACCAGGATCAGAAACAAGGCGGCCGGAAGATTCGAGCGCATCAAGGCAACTCCGTCCGAACGGCCGGAACACGCGCGCCGCAGGGTCCGGGAATTATAGAGTCGACCCCGGGCCCGGTCAAACGCCGCGTTGCGCGCCGCGCCATCGATCCGCTAGAGTGGATGCCGGCCCGGATGTCCCGGGTGCTGCGCCCGTCCAGGAGGGACCGCCGGATGAAGAACCAGCCACGGCCGGAGATTCAGCTGCGCCTCCGCATCGACGTCGACGCCTGGCGCGCGGGGTCCTGAGTGCCGCGCTCCGGTCTGCAGTTCTGGCACCTGGTGGTCATCGTCCTGCTGGCCGCAATGGCCGGCACCGCCCTGGGCGACCTTCTGGGCAAGGCGTTCCCCGACACGGCGGCCGGGCGGTTCCTGTCGGCAGGGGTCACCGTCGGCAGTACCACCCCCCTGGAGCTCGAGTTCCGGGTGGTGAGCCTGACGATGGGTGTCGTCCTGCGACTGACCGTGCTCGGCGCCCTCGCGGCCCTCGCGGCGCTGGTCATTTTCTTCCGCCGCCTCTGAGGCTGCCGGAACGATGCCGTCCCGATCGATCGTCCTGGTCTCCGCTTCCCCCCGAAGGGCCGATCTCCTGCGCCGCGCCGGACTCGAGTTCACCATCCGTCCGTCCGAGGTCGACGAGACGCCGTTTCCGGGCGAGGCCCCGGGGGTTCTGGCGGAGCGTCTGGCGCGCGCCAAGGTCCTGGCGCTGCCCGCGCTGTCCTTCCCGGCGCTGGCGATCGGGGCCGACACGGTGGTCGCCGTTGCGGACGCGGTCCTGGGCAAGCCCAAGGACCGTGCGGAGGCCAGACAGATGCTCCGGCAACTCTCCGGCCGCGTGCACGAAGTGACGACGGCGATGGCGCTGCGCACGCTGCCGGAGGAGACGATCCAATGCGAGCGGGCGGTGTCGCGCGTCACCTTCGCCCCGCTCTCGGACCGGGAGATCGACTGGTACGCGGGGACCGGCGAGGGCATGGACAAGGCGGGGGCCTACGCCCTGCAGGGCATCGGCGCGCTGTTCATCGAGTCGATCGCCGGCAGTTACACGAACGTCATCGGTCTGCCTCTCGACCGGCTGTACCCGCATCTTCGCCTGCACGGCGTGCTTCCCGCGCTCTCCTGAGCGTCTCCCGGGACCGTCCCTCCCCTCCCCGTTCGCAGGCGTCCTTGCTCCTGCGCCCCCGCAGCCCTAAATTTTCAGCGGCCACTGCCGACAACGGAGAGAGCGCGCGTCATGGAATCCGCGGTCCTCGAAGCCTACGAGAAGCTGATCACGGTCACCATCAACGGCCGGAGCTACGAGGTGCCCGAGAACAACACGCTCCTGCGCGTCCTGCAGTTCATGAACCTCGAGCTGGCCTACAGCAAGTACTGCTGGAACGGCGACTGCCGCAACTGCGCCTTCCGCTACGTCTCCCGCAAGTCGGGCAACGAGGTCGAAGCCCTCGGCTGCCAGATGCGTCTCTTCCAGAACATGGTCATCAAGTGCCTTCCCGAGGGCGTCCAGCTGAATTGAGGCGGAGGCCCGCGCGGAGAGGCTTCCTAGCGCGCGCTCGTGTCGGGGGTCCAGCGGATGACCGGATTGCGGGCGGCGCCGACTTCGTCGAGCCGCCGCACCGGCGTCGTATGGGGGGCCGTTCGGACGAGATCGGGATTCGAGCGCGCCTCCTGGTCGATGCGCAGCATCGCGTCGATGAACGCGTCGAGCTCCTCACGGCTCTCGCTCTCGGTCGGCTCGATCATCAGGGCCCCCTTGACGATCAGCGGGAAATAGATCGTCGGGGGGTGGAAGCCGTAGTCCATGAGACGCTTGGCGATGTCGAGTGTGTGCACGCCGGTGTCTTCGAGGTTGCGATCGGAGAACACGACCTCGTGCAGGGACGGCGCGTCGTACGGCAGGTGGTAGGCGGCCTCGAGCTTGCGACGGAGATAGTTGGCGTTGAGCACGGCGGTCTCCGCCATCCGCCTGAGCCCGTCGGGTCCCAGCGCCAGGATGTACGCGAAGGCGCGCACGAACATCCCGAAGTTGCCGAAGAAGGAGCGGACCTTGCCGATGCTCTTCGGCCGGTCGTGGTGCAGGACGAAGGTCTCCCCCTCCTTCTCGACGGTCGGCACCGGCAGGAACGGCTCGAGATGACGCTTCACGCCGACCGGGCCCGCTCCCGGCCCTCCCCCGCCGTGCGGTGTCGAGAACGTCTTGTGGAGGTTGAGATGGTGCAGGTCGACCCCCATGTCGCCGGGACGCGCGACGCCGACGAAGGCGTTGAGATTGGCTCCGTCCATGTAGAGCAGGGCCCCGCCGGCGTGGACGGCGGAGGCGATTTCCTGGATCTCCCCTTCGAAGACGCCCAGCGTGTTCGGATTGGTCAGCATGAGGAGGGCCACGTCCGGGGACATGCGGCGCCGGAGCGCGGCCAGGTCGACACAACCGCGCTCGTTGGAGGGGAGCTGCTCGACGCGGTATCCGGCGATGTGCGCGCTCGCGGGGTTCGTGCCGTGCGCCGAATCCGGGATCAGGACCACCTGGCGCGGGTTGCCGCGCTCGCGATGGTACGCCCGCGCCATCATGATCCCGGTCAGCTCTCCCTGCGCCCCGGCGGCGGGCTGCAGCGTGAACCGGTCCATGCCGCAGATGGCGCACAGGGCCCGTTCGAGATCGTGCATGAGCCTCAGGCAGCCCTGGGCGGCGGCCGCCGGGAGCTGCGGGTGCGAGTCCGCGAACCCGGGCAGGCGCGCCACCGTCTCGTGGACCTTGGGGTTGTATTTCATCGTGCACGAGCCGAGGGGATACAGGCCGAGATCGATCGCGTAGTTCAGGCGCGACAGGCGGGTGTAGTGCCGCACGATCTCGACCTCGCTGAGCTCGGGGAACCCCTCGATCGCGTCGCGCGTGTAGCGCGGATCGAGCCCGGCGCCGTCGCCGGTCGGGACGTCCAGGGGGGGCAGCGCGAAGCCGCGCCGTCCCGGTCTCGACAATTCGAACAGGAGCTTTTCCGGCGCGCGCAGGGTGCGCGTGTCGGTCACGACAGTCTCCCCAGCTCATCGGCAAGCCGGTCGATCTCGGCGCGGGGATTGGTCTCGGTGACACAGACCAGCAGGTCCCGCTCCATCCCGGAAAAGTAGCGGGACAGGGGGATACCGGGGACCAGGCCGCGGTCCAGCAGGTGACGCACCGCCTGCTCCGCCGGAACCGGCAGGCGGACGGTGAACTCGTTGAACACGGGGGCGGCGTACGGGGCACTGCACCCCCGTGCGGCGGCGAGGGTCCTTCTGGCGTAGGCCGCCTTGGCGTGATTGTGCAGCGCCAGATCCCGCAGACCGGCCCGCCCGGCGACCGCCATGAAGATCGAGGCGATCAGGGCGCACAGCCCTTCGTTGGTGCAGATGTTCGAGGTCGCCTTCTCACGCCGGATGTGCTGCTCGCGTGTCGACAGCGTCAGCACGTAACCGCGCCGCCCGTCCACGTCCCGCGTCTCCCCGACGATCCGTCCCGGCATGCTGCGCAGGAAGGCCTGCCGCGCCGCCAGGAAACCGAGATACGGTCCGCCGTACGACAGCGGTACGCCGAACGAATGCCCTTCCCCCGCGACGATGTCCGCCCCCTGCCGTCCGGGCCCCTTGAGGAGGCCCAGGGCGACAGGCTCGGTGACGACGACGATCAGATGGGCGCCCGCCTCGTGCGCCGCCGCCGCAAATGTCTCGATCTCCTCCAGGCAGCCGAAGAAGTTCGGGTGCTGGACGACCACGGCCCCCGCCTTTCCTTCCCGCAGCGCCCGCCGGGCCGCCTCCGGGTCGGCGCTGCCGTCCGGTCGCGAGCCGAACGGCGCGAGATCGATGTCGAGACTGGCGAGATAGGTCCGGCACACCTGAAGGTACTCCGGGTGCAGCCGGTCGGAGACCGCCACGCGCCCGCGGTGCGTCACCCTCTCGGCCATCAGGATCGCCTCGGCCAGTGCCGACGCCCCGTCGTACATCGACGCGTTGGAGATGTCGAGCTCGGTGAGCTGGCAGACGAGAGTCTGGAACTCGAAGATCGCCTGCAGCGTCCCTTGGCTTATCTCCGGCTGGTACGGGGTGTACGAGGAGTAGAACTCGGTCCGTGAGATCAGGTGATCGACGAGAACCGGACTGTGGTGCCGGTAGGCCCCGCCCCCCAGGAACTGCGCGCCCGGAGCGGGCTGACGGCTGTCGCGCGCCCTCCGGGACATCTCCTGGAGGAGCTCCTGCTCCGACAGGGCCGCGGCGA
Above is a genomic segment from Candidatus Dormiibacterota bacterium containing:
- the gcvPB gene encoding aminomethyl-transferring glycine dehydrogenase subunit GcvPB, with amino-acid sequence MTDTRTLRAPEKLLFELSRPGRRGFALPPLDVPTGDGAGLDPRYTRDAIEGFPELSEVEIVRHYTRLSRLNYAIDLGLYPLGSCTMKYNPKVHETVARLPGFADSHPQLPAAAAQGCLRLMHDLERALCAICGMDRFTLQPAAGAQGELTGIMMARAYHRERGNPRQVVLIPDSAHGTNPASAHIAGYRVEQLPSNERGCVDLAALRRRMSPDVALLMLTNPNTLGVFEGEIQEIASAVHAGGALLYMDGANLNAFVGVARPGDMGVDLHHLNLHKTFSTPHGGGGPGAGPVGVKRHLEPFLPVPTVEKEGETFVLHHDRPKSIGKVRSFFGNFGMFVRAFAYILALGPDGLRRMAETAVLNANYLRRKLEAAYHLPYDAPSLHEVVFSDRNLEDTGVHTLDIAKRLMDYGFHPPTIYFPLIVKGALMIEPTESESREELDAFIDAMLRIDQEARSNPDLVRTAPHTTPVRRLDEVGAARNPVIRWTPDTSAR
- the ruvX gene encoding Holliday junction resolvase RuvX, with product MSDSTAGKAERGGGAGRTLALDYGDRRIGIALSDELGLTARPLMTLTRTSWPADLDRLRGLIRDHDVRRIVVGLPLDMDGRRGGRARLTGTIIEKIRGATGLPVIEWDERLTTVQAERLLISGDVSRARRRQVIDQVAAVILLQAWLDAQHAGGTPG
- a CDS encoding DUF4321 domain-containing protein; this encodes MPRSGLQFWHLVVIVLLAAMAGTALGDLLGKAFPDTAAGRFLSAGVTVGSTTPLELEFRVVSLTMGVVLRLTVLGALAALAALVIFFRRL
- a CDS encoding multiheme c-type cytochrome, which translates into the protein MQTDALIDGMNVLGYKVSNLSQRELSHGYDVFLERRKKARFEFVSANVVWQDTGEPVVSATTVVRVPLRDGAKVKDVRVGFIGLTRNDPAFQKEGPAGRRIVTVDAYAAAEKQVPALKQKADIVVALVALGLEEARQLPKRVKNIDLVVGADPTPGKTGMITRSDDFPEDTQFGRTRLLFAGDQGKVLGDVRLFFDAKRSVTSTQRAIIQLSREWPDDPRLAEVMDRVKVGVNEYNKKKTMADSPFAAPAVAAVPQEPAYTGSDRCATCHEQAFAVWAKSGHARAFETLVRAKQDFNPKCLPCHTIGYNQKGGYVNPHATPLFENVGCESCHGPSSRHPEAMQSGYGKVDVTFCVTCHTRENSPDYVPAEYVPKVIHWDGATAGR
- the mltG gene encoding endolytic transglycosylase MltG, whose translation is MKRWPAWLRDHWFLGMIGIVLLVLLLTVSAQIFLWASIPYRGYGASYAMIDIPEGTAAARAIEILEEHGVIQRSPLALVYLRLTGRTHGLKAGEYSFTRPMTPGEVFDKMISGDVYYHRVTIPEGVRSDEVFAQFVRAGFGTEEDYRLLFRDTSPIADLDAEATDLEGYLFPDTYSLQKGTTPKAIVAMMVARFREVFQTSWVARVTERGLTVREATTLASMVEWETAQADENGLVASVFYNRLRLGMRLQCDPTVIYALAMRNAFDGNIRKEDLKIDSRYNTYRYSGLPPGPIGNPGAAALQAAVAPADTSFLYFVSMNTGRHFFSKTLSEHNRAVWEYQVRPFKLRKASRSVSGVRGN
- a CDS encoding 2Fe-2S iron-sulfur cluster-binding protein, with product MESAVLEAYEKLITVTINGRSYEVPENNTLLRVLQFMNLELAYSKYCWNGDCRNCAFRYVSRKSGNEVEALGCQMRLFQNMVIKCLPEGVQLN
- the gcvPA gene encoding aminomethyl-transferring glycine dehydrogenase subunit GcvPA, yielding MGDVHRYIPASDADRESMLREIGAKSIDELFATIPPALRLKEPLPLAAALSEQELLQEMSRRARDSRQPAPGAQFLGGGAYRHHSPVLVDHLISRTEFYSSYTPYQPEISQGTLQAIFEFQTLVCQLTELDISNASMYDGASALAEAILMAERVTHRGRVAVSDRLHPEYLQVCRTYLASLDIDLAPFGSRPDGSADPEAARRALREGKAGAVVVQHPNFFGCLEEIETFAAAAHEAGAHLIVVVTEPVALGLLKGPGRQGADIVAGEGHSFGVPLSYGGPYLGFLAARQAFLRSMPGRIVGETRDVDGRRGYVLTLSTREQHIRREKATSNICTNEGLCALIASIFMAVAGRAGLRDLALHNHAKAAYARRTLAAARGCSAPYAAPVFNEFTVRLPVPAEQAVRHLLDRGLVPGIPLSRYFSGMERDLLVCVTETNPRAEIDRLADELGRLS
- a CDS encoding Maf family protein; translation: MPSRSIVLVSASPRRADLLRRAGLEFTIRPSEVDETPFPGEAPGVLAERLARAKVLALPALSFPALAIGADTVVAVADAVLGKPKDRAEARQMLRQLSGRVHEVTTAMALRTLPEETIQCERAVSRVTFAPLSDREIDWYAGTGEGMDKAGAYALQGIGALFIESIAGSYTNVIGLPLDRLYPHLRLHGVLPALS